Within the Peromyscus maniculatus bairdii isolate BWxNUB_F1_BW_parent chromosome 2, HU_Pman_BW_mat_3.1, whole genome shotgun sequence genome, the region AGGGCAGGGAAAGGTCAGTCCCACCCAAGCTGGACTGAGAAAGAGGGTCCCCCAAGGGAAATGGAATTACTGCTACTAGAAATGGAAATAGAGCTGGGGTAGTCAGCCTGGACTCCATACCCCACAACAGCTTCAGTATCCTGAAGGACCTTGTGTTTTGGCCTCAGCTTGTACACATTGTGCTAATCCTCCTCCATCTGTCTACCCAACCCATGATGTACTTTCTGGGCACCCTGTCTGTGACAGTCCTTTACCTCTAGTTTCCAGCAGCACTACCTAGGAAGTTGGCTGTAGCCCAAGGTGGAACCACCTGTTCCAGGCCGCTTCCCCACTGCGCTCTGGGCAGAGTGGTGTTTGTGCTGATTGGTAGTCTTGTGAGCAGGGACCTGGAAAGATGTAACGGAAATCTTGTGTAAAGGTATGAACATAGCTCCTAATGGGGCCCAGGCTCCCACTATTCTTGCAGGTTCcagtggggtgggtgggcatACAATGCTTCAGCAGAGCCAAGCCCTGAGACTGTGCTGCCACAGGACCAGGGGATACCCTACTTCAACTGGGGGCAAGCTGCAGAAATAGGAGTTGGTCAGCATGGAATGAGGTGGTAGCGGTGGGTTCCTTCTGGTCTCTAGGGACAGCATAGCTCtcctttctttgctctgttgGCTTAGAAATATTGGATGGGAAGCAGGGCCCCCTGTTGTCAGCTTTCTCTGATCCTGCTGTGGCTTGCAGACATTGCATAGGAATCACCTTGTCCCTGCCTTTGTCTTCTCTTTGTTCCTAGCTGGAAAGATACTATAGATAGAATTATCCAGATAGGAGTGACAAAATCCTCATCCCCATGGCCAGCCCCAACCCGGAGGAGAGACAGCAGCTTTCTCTTGCACAATTGGAATCGAATCAAGTGCTGCCCTGACCAGGAAAAGGTCAGTATTGGTGAACCCCTGGCCCACTGGAAAGACCCTTGTCCTAGGACAAACTTGAGGCAGTGATGAAGTCAGACCTAGGCCAGGGCTCTGGGGATTGTGTTTTTCAACTCGGCTGACTGTGTATCAGGGTGGACAGCTTGTCTTGgtcagtgttccattgctgtgaagagacaccatgaccacagcaactcttataaaagaaagcatttaatcagggcttgcttacagattcagagatttagttcataATCAgcttggtgggaagcatggcagcatacaggtagacatggtgctggagacgtaGCTGAGAGTACTAATTGTGAATCCACATGCAGCAGAAGAGgagacactgggactggcttgggcttttgaaacctcaaaatacaaccccagtgactcacctcctccaataaggccacacctcctgatagtgccattTCCTgttgaccaagcattcaaatctatgagcctataaggggtggtggtgatggtggggcattcctattcaaatcaccacacagctCTTTCTGCATCCATCTGGCTCTACTTCCTGATGTGGACTGAGACTGAGCATCcagctctcttcagtccaaagaTGCCACATTGTGTTGCTCTGCCCATTGTCTGTACCCTACACCTAGGTAAGGAGGGACTCTAGGTGTCCATGTTTCCAACTGATACCTAAAAGTCAACTGAATGAAGGGTCTGGGTAGTTTCGGATGTGACATGGCAGGTGTCTGGGGTAATCATTATTTTCTACTTCCCTGAGAAATTCCTGGGCACTCTTACAATGATGAGGCAAATGTCTGAAGTTTGCCCAGCCTAAGGGGAAGGTAGAAATGGGTGGTGGGGGGATATATATCTCAAAACCTCTGTTATCCATTGGGAGCAGAGATCTCAGCAGACCCTATTCAAGATTTCTACAAATCAGAGAGGCCTGGTGTGGTTGGGTCCCTCCAAGTTAGTGATGAGGTACACTGTGGCTGGGTGGGAGGTTTCTGATATTGAGCTGAGGCTCAGCTACTGCCCATAAGACTGGTACGAAACCAAGCTGGGAGgcagtggtgaacacctttaatcccagcactcaggaggcagagacaggcagatctctgtgagttcaaggtcaccctggtctacagagcgagttccaggacaggctccaaagctacacagagaaccctgtctcgaaggaaaaaaaaaaaaaaagcctggtgcTCTTCGGGTTTTTCTGGATAACTAGAATATAGGCTAAGAAAGGGCTCTATGGGTGTGTGGGAACATACCATCATCTACAGGCACAAGAGGTAGGACCCAGTGAACACTGCAGCCCACCGAggtcctctttttcctttcccagctAAGGTCACCTTGAAGGTGTCATGAGGGGGTCAGAATCTATAGGACAGTTGGCTGAGACCCTCCTCAGCTCCCTGTTCAATAGCAGAGCTTTCAGCACTAGGGGGTTCTGACTTCACCCCTAGTTAGGGCAGGCAGGACTAGCCATCATTCTCTGGCCCTGAAAGCTCTGAGTGTTGAGTGACGTGTGCAAGGGTAGGACCACAGTGGTCCTGGAGTGtggcctttcttccctccttcctttcttccctccttcccaccagcagcttctgtttggtgtttttgagagtgGTCTCAAGTTCCCTAAgtagtcaaggatggccttgatcCTCCTGAACAatcctcccaagaactgggattgtAGATTCAGGCCACCATAACCTTTCTGGGGGTGCTTGTTTTACTTTTgtatcttgttttcattttgaggttCTCACTAAAttactcaggttggccttgaactcatttggtagcccacaTAGGCTTTCTCTTAAGCAGCTTGAATTCTACCACCTGACTCAGGGTGGGTTTTTTGTGGGGGCGTTTTCTTCGTCAGGTCCTGGCCCTCCTCATGAGccaaagaagggaaggaaaaccgATGGGACGGAGAAGGTGCGTCCGACCTGCAGCTTCTCTTCAAGTGTGCAGTTAATCAATTTTCAACAAGCCAAAGCCTTGTCTCAGACTTCCCTCCCTTGTAGATGCCATCCATTCCAAAGATGGAGGAGCTCAGGGTAAAGTTAGATTTCAGTCCTTGTGCCTATTCTCTTGGTCAGAGCTGGCAAGACCCTTTCGCTGGCCACAAGGGGTCAGCATCGGATAGAGGGACCGTCAGTCTGGGGTCCTCATCAATTGTGGCAAAGGCCTGTCCCAGGGCCTTTGCGCATCGCCTGCTCTGTAGGGCTACTCTCGCGTCTTGGGATGCGGCCCAGAGAGGGTTAAGGGGGCGGGACGTGGGACAGCCCCGCCTCTGCCGCTAGGTCCGAGGGCGCACTGGGCTTGGGCGTGGGGCGGGTTGGAGCGGGTGGCGGCTGGGGGCCTTGCGCTGGGCGAGCGCGGCAGCGGCTGGGGTGGCGCGGCCCGCGTGACCCTCCGCCGCGCCCCGTGCGCTCGGGAGCCCGCGCCCCGTTGCGCTGGGCCAGCCACAGGATGCGCGctccgccgctgctgctgctgctggccgcCTGCTCGCCGCCCTCAGGCGCCTCTGTGGTCCCGACGCCGCCGGGCTGGGAACCGGCCTCCGATGCGCCCTGGTGCCCCTACAAGGTGCTGTCCGAGGGCCCCGAGGGCAGTGGGCGCCTATGCTTTCGCAGCCCCGCTCGGGGTTTCCGCTGCCAGGCGCCGGGCTGCGTGACGCTGGTCTCGGCGGGTGGTTCGCTGCGCGCCCACGTCCTGCGCAACGGCAGCGTCCTGCTGCAGTGGCGCCTGGCTCCGGCTGAGGCGCGCCGCGTGCGAGTCTTCGCGCTGAATTGCTCGTGGCGTGGCACCTACACACGCTTCCCGTGCGATCGCGTGCTGTTGGGCGCCTCCTGCCGCGACTACCTGCTGCCCGATGTGCACGATAGCGTGCGTTATCGCTTGTGCCTGCAGCCGCTGCCGCTGCGCGCGGAGCTCGCCGACGCCCAGCCAGAGCTCGCTGAGTGCGTGGAGTTCACCGCCGAACCGGCAGCTATGCAGGAGATCGTGGTGGCCATGACTGCTGTGGGCGGCTCCATCTGTGTCATGCTGGTGGTCATCTGCCTGCTGGTGGCCTACATCACCGAGAACCTCATGCACCCGACTTTCCGGCGACCCAGTCTGCGCAGGCAATCCTGAAGCGCAAGGCGACCTGCCCACCTGGGTTCCACCTGCCCAAATGTGCTGAGACCGTAGGCCCTTTCCCTGCTTCCCTCTCGTCCCTTCTCCCTCTTTACGATGCCCGTGGAGGGCCTAATGGAGACTAGCCCATGCAGGGACCTTGTCATCATCCCACGACCTTGCCAGCCCCAGCTGGGTGTCTTCCAGACTCAGGCCTCAGACTGGCCATAGGCGCCAGGCTGTCGTGTCAGCCGCATACAGGGGTCTTCCCCATCTCTAGAGGCCTTTTAGGGCCGGCCAGAATATACAGTCCCTCTGTCAAGAGCCACTGGCACCCAGGATCATCAACCTGAACTTTCCTCCTGTGCCAGGTTGTCAGAGCTTGGCCATGATCATTGCTTGGTCACTTTGTGCTTTGCAGATGGGGAAGAGTGACCTCTGGATCCTGTACCCACCGCACCTTACCCAGTGGGCTTAGGTTAGCTTTTGTGCCTTAGTTTCTCTGGCCCACTGCAGGAGCCACTCATCATCCCTCAGCTGTCCATGGGGATTTGTGGCCCTGTGACTGGCTGGCTTATGCATGCTTCTGGCCAGAGTCCTATTGAGGACACACCATCCTCGAGATTTCAGGAGCCTGGGGCAGGTGTTCACAGGCCCTGTTTTGTCTTCCTATGTGGGTGTCCAGGAAGCCAAGAGCCATGATGTAGCTCAGCAGGCTGGGCCCAACGTCCAGCTGCTGCATCTAGGGGTGAGTGCCCTCCCTTAGGAGGCTGGGGATTCACCCTCTCCTTTTACTGTACTGCCTTGATTAGGActttcccagtgtgtgtgtgtgtgtgtgtgtgtgtgtgtgtgtgtgtgtgtgtgtgtgtaggggttgggggtgggaggacagcTGAAGGGATCATGAGGGCTGAAGGAAAGCTGCCAGCCCTGTCCAGCCAGATCCCAAGCTTCAACCAAGTTGAGACCACAGTGGTCACAGAGCTACTTCATTACCCCCTGTCCTTCTTATACTAGAGGATGGAGAGCCTGAGATCTGACCCCAGGGATATTGCCCCTCCATCTGCATGGGCAGAGGTTGGCTTTGCCTACCTCCTGGCAGACACAGGCACCTGGCTGAGGTTACCTAGACATCTGGTGATATTGGGCACAGGGAACAATAAGGCATTGCCCATCTCTGAGCCTGGGCTCTGACCACTGGACTTGACCCTGGCTCTTttccctcccaccctcaccccagcaaCCATGATGACCTGAGCCCTGGCTGGCAGCACTTGTGCCCAACCTCTCTGTCTTTGCTCTGCCCGCTCCCTCTGAGGCACTGGTCAGTTGCCAACATCTAAATGTCCATCACTCAGACCAAAAACACTgtcttgtgtgtttatttgggatgtTGGAGGGAAGGTTATGGgtgagggaagggaaggtggaTTTACTTTCTCCAAGGGCCTCAAGCATTAGTCcagtggctggccttgaaccttttcccagtggggatgggatggggatcAGCCCCAGGCAGTGTACACTGGAATGCTGACTTTACAGTTCTGGCAGAACAGGCAGGACATCCAATAGCTTGCTTGTCCACCCTCAGACACTGGGAAAGCATCCCGAGGCCAGCTGTgttgggcgggggtggggtggtactGGCAGTGGTTAGAAATAGCTTCAGCATACAATGATGACTCCTTTGAACTGTGACAAGCAACAGTTAGGCAGCTTTAGGAGGGGGTACCTCTCCAGCATGGGGCTTCCCTCTGCAGTGTTAGAGTTGGGAATATAATTTGGTAGAAAATAAACCTGGGGCTACTGTGTGAGCCACTCACTCTCCCCACCTGGAATGTCCTTGGGACTCTTTTGCGACTGTGACCCTGAAGAAAGCAAAAGCACAAGACAGGGATGAGCTAGCCCTGATGAATGACTCATCCGGAGTGGGTGGGAGAAAGGTTGTGCCTAGATTCATCTGAGGAGTGGAGGACATAGCAGGTTGTCTAGACAGCTAGGGCAGAAATGGGAGAGCTTTGCAGTCCAGCTGCCTCTCACTGCTGTTCTTGGGGGACCTAGGCTGTATATGATGTGTATTCTGGTGTCTTCAACCAGCATGGGCAGGAGTTGGCACTCCGGAAGTGCCCTATCTGAAGTACCTTAGTGTCCAACTTTTAGCTCCTTAGGGACAGTCTGATTCCAGAGCTAGGACCATGTGTCCTCTTCTGATGCTGAAGTTCTATGAGACCTCCTCAGGGCCTCAACAGGATTCAGCTGTAGCTCGGTTGTTAGAATGCTTTCCTAGTATTTAAAAGGTGCTGggctcaatctccagcaccatataaactcAAAGTTGTGGGAActatctgtaacctcagcactcaggatatGGAGAATGTAGGATAAGTCACAttggcagcggtggcacatgcctctgatcccagaactcaggaggcagaggcattcggatctctgagtttgtgacCATCCTGGTctgcaaaatgagttccaggacagccagggctgttacacagagaaacccagtctccgGGGGAAAAAAAGTTCAAAGTAATTCTCAGCTATATGTTGAGTTAAAggccaagaaacacacacacacacacacacacacacacaccaacaacaacaacaataacaaaaaaccccaacttACCAGCCATATGGAAAGAAATAAATTCCATTTAATTAGTAGGTCCCCCACAACTATGCCCCAGACAGAGCTGTCTCATCCCAACCCTGTTCAAGTGTGTGGCACTTCTTGAAATGTCCAGTATGATCCTCCAGCGACATTTTACGATtttaaccaaaacaaaaccctctgctCTGCCTACCTTCAAAAACCTAGTCACAGCATATGACTACCTTAGCCTACCAGAATGATCCATAACCATTTTCTTTGAATGAACTGAACCTCCGTAAAGGAAGTACCAGTGTTTCAGGGGGGTGACCACCTTCCTCTAGAAGGTCAATGTGATGAGTTACATGGGAGTTACCAAAAGAGTTCACTGTTACCAGGGCTTAGGACATGTGAACCCTATTAGTCACTGTGGGTCTTGAGCACTTAAAAGTGGCTAGTGTGACTAAGGAaaattctgcttttaaaatagGGTTTCAGTGTGTAACCCTGACTGCCctgaagcttgctatgtagactaggctggccttgaactcccagatatctgctgcctgtgcctcccttctgactgctgagattaaaggtgtgagactcagcctcctgagagctggtgtGACAGGTACGCACCACCACTCCAGCCTCCTTTTcagtcttcctcctcttccctttctctccctctttccctgaccctccctttttattttttgagacagtttcttgtaGAATGAGCTTGAACTTTGACCTTCCCTCCTTGACCTCTCAGGTGCTGAAGTGATTGCCGCAGACTCTATACAGTGTTGGGTGTCAGATCTGAtgttttgtgtgtgctaggcaagcattctacaacTGAGCTTCATTCCCATCCCTATTGTGAAGTTTCTAGTTATAccttcagcttctctgatctcttctaCAATGTACATTTACCATTAATCCCAGccaatgccaggcggtggtggcacaagcctttaattcctgtacttgagaggcagaggcaggagatttctgtgagtttgaggctagcttggtctacaaagcaagttctaggacagagaaacccagtctcaaaacaaaacaagctggatggtggtgcataccttcaatcccagtactccagaggcagagccaggcagatctctgtgagttcaaggccagcctggtctacagagtgagttccaggacaggcaccaaaactacacagagaaaccttgtctcaaaaaaccaaaaaaaaaaaaaagaaaaaaaaaatttaatctagGTATGGTGGTTCAAACCCATAATTCCAGCAGctagaagatggaggcaggaggattagaaatccAAGCCCAAACTCCAAGActtgagactatctcaaaaatcaaaacacaagttGGTGTGATGTCTCACTAGGCAAAGGgcctgtcaagcctgatgacctggatttgattcctaggACTCACAGTGGAGGAGTGCACTAACTTGTGGAGGTTGTTGTCAGACCTCTATATGTACACAGtccatgtgggcacacacacaataaaggaatgtaaaaaaaacattattttaaatttctgccTATTGCCAAACATGGtggcatatacacataatttcatTACTTCGCTGGCTGAAACAAAAGGATTGCTTT harbors:
- the Fndc10 gene encoding fibronectin type III domain-containing protein 10 — protein: MRAPPLLLLLAACSPPSGASVVPTPPGWEPASDAPWCPYKVLSEGPEGSGRLCFRSPARGFRCQAPGCVTLVSAGGSLRAHVLRNGSVLLQWRLAPAEARRVRVFALNCSWRGTYTRFPCDRVLLGASCRDYLLPDVHDSVRYRLCLQPLPLRAELADAQPELAECVEFTAEPAAMQEIVVAMTAVGGSICVMLVVICLLVAYITENLMHPTFRRPSLRRQS